In Chitinophagaceae bacterium C216, the genomic stretch TTTCAGGCAGCTACTTATTATTTCGAGAGTGGCAAAGATTTAAATAAAGCTATTGATTGGTTTGCTAAGGCAGCAGAACAACAGCCTAATGCGTTCTGGATAAAATATCAGTATGCGCGGGCCCTTGCTAAAGCCGGAAAAAAGGACGAGGCTGCTAAAGTTGCACTGCAGTCGAAAGAGCTAGCAGCGCAAGCTAAAAATGATGATTATGTTAAGTTGAACGAGAAACTATTAGCCTCGTTGAAATAAAATGGGACAATTTATAATCCTAAATAGCACTTCTATGAAAAGGCACTTCTTCTTAATTCTGGCTAGTACGCTGCTGGTATTAGCTGTGAATGCTCAAAATTATTCCATCCATTTTCAGCCGAAGAAAAATGATGCGTATGATGTACGTACCACTTTGAAATCTACTATTACGCAGCAAGTGATGGGAGAGGAGATGACGGTAAATATGGGAATGGATATGAATTCGGTGTATAGTTTCGACGATGATGGAGCTAATAAAACTCTACACATTACGTATGACAAAATGAAAGTAGATATGAATATGCTGGGTATGGCAACTACTATCAATAGTGAAGATGGTATGAAGCAAAGTGCCATACTAAAACAACTGAAGGGGAAGACCGTAAGTTTAAGCATAACCCCTCAAGGAGATATAGTAAAAGTTACGGGCGCTGAAAATTTGCTGGATGGCATCGATGCTGATCCTTCTCAAATCGAAACCATTAAAGGTATAGTAGGTAGCGATGCTGTGAAAAGCTCTATGGCTATGAGTATGGGTTTTTACCCGGGTAAGCCGGTAAAAGTAGGGCAAACTTGGACTAAAACCATTACCCTTACTCATCCATATGAGTTAGTGTCGGAAAGTGCCTATACACTAAAACGTGTAGAGGGTAAAAAAGCATTCATTGAAGTATTGAGCAAACTACATACTCCCGCCGATGCTAAAATGGAATACGGAGGGATGACGATGTCGGTACATCTGGAAGGAGATGTTACAGGTACTTACGAAGTGGATCTGGATACAGGGTTATCGGTTGTTAGTATCACGAAGCAGAATATGAAAGGAGATATCGAAGCCATGGGGCAAAAGATTCCTATGACAGTTACTACTGAGATGAACAGCACATCTGTGAAACACTAGGATGGCAGAAATACATTTATTGGAAAATGAAAGGCTGCTGTAAGGCGGCCTTTCATTTTTTAGTCCAGTATCAAATGCTTTCGAGTTGTATTTAATTATATTTAATTTTGTTTAAAAATATTTTTATTTATCTTTAATATTGTTACGTTTGTTCCAGTGAGGAGTGATTATAGGTTGCTTGGGAATGTTATAAACGATTGAGTTTTTTGTTTTATAGCGATTGCAAACTGAACAGTACGTGTAGTAAAACAGGTTTGTTTCGTAAATGAAATAGTGTTTTCGAAAACTTAATAAGTCATAATGCGTATTAGGCCTGAAACAAGACGCTGGTTGATTGTTGCCGTTATTTTTCTAGCGATTGTATTTAATTATGTCGACCGGCAAATCGTGTCTGTTTTAAAACCGATGTTAAAGTCGGAGTTTAATATTGATGACGATGGGTATGCTTTAATTGTAAATGTATTTACCATTTGTTATGCGCTGATGTATCCGGTGGCGGGATGGTTGGTAGACCGTTTTGGTGCCGGTAAAGTGATGCTATACGGGGTGTTGACATGGACGCTGGCTTGTATCGGAGGAGGGATTTCTAGAACTTTAGGACAATTTACTTTTTTCAGGGGATTATTAGGTATTGCTGAACCTTCCAATTTCCCCGCACAAATACGGGTAGTGACGGTCTGGTTTTCGGATAAGATGCGTGCTACTGCTAATAGCTTGTGTGTAGCCGGTAGTTCCGTGGGGGCCATCATTGCACCCCCGCTTATCGCATGGCTTGCGCTTTCTTATAATTGGCAGACAGCGTTTATAGTGTCTGGATCTGTAGGGTTGATAATTGTCATTTTATGGGCTCTGATTTATCGGGATCCACCTGCTGAGGTATTGGCTAAAAATGTGAAAGCTTCTGCTACGCAGGTGAATACTGAGGCTTTTAAATGGTCTCAGTTGTGGAAGACTCGCAGTCTATGGGGTATATTGTTGATACGTTTTATTAGCGACCCGGTATGGTATTTCTGTTTGTTCTGGTTGCCGGGGTATTTGCAGGAAAACTCAGGCCTTAGTTTGGCACAGGTAGGCATGTTTGGTTGGATTCCATTCTTATGTGCAGATCTGGGAGCTATTGGCACATCGGCTTGGTCGGACAGATTGGTGCGCCGTGGGAAGGCGCCACTTCAAGCACGTAAAATCATGCTTACAACAGTATCGCTTGCGGCTCCGTTGTGCTTATTGATCTCTTATGTATCCCATAATCCAGTGCTGACCATCTGTTTGTTCAGCGTTATAGCCATAATGTGCTTGACCTGGGTGTTCAATACACCGGTGGTGATGAGTGAAGTATTCCCCGTAAAAAATGTAGCCAGCGTGTTGGGAATAGCCGGAGGGTTCGGGGCTGCCGGGGCTGTGTTGTTCAACTATTTTGTAGGACAGCTTATCGGCACTTTGGGTGCAGGCAAGATTTTTACATTCATGGCTTTTTTACATCCCATTGCAGTACTACTGCTGTGGACTGTCATTAGAAAAGAAAAACCTCAATCATAAAATAATATGGAAACCAATAGTACTAAAAAGATAGTAGAACCGTCAAGAGAAATAAACGTGCGTTATGAAACCGATGTATTGGTAGTAGGTGGTGGACCTTCGGGTATTATGGCTGCTTTGGCTGCTGCAGAGGAAGGACATAAAGTAATGCTTATTGAAAGCAGAAGTTTTGTAGGTGGTAATATGACGATAGGTCTACCTATACTAGGTTTCTTAGGACAAAAAGGAAATCAGATTATTAAAGGGCTACCACAAAAATTTATCGATCGTTTAAAAGAAGTTCAGGCGGCCAGCGAACACCGACCCTGCCCGCTACATATGAGTTTGACCCTTGTAGAGCCTGAAGCTGTAAAGACGGTAGCACTCAAAATGCTGATTGAAGCAAATGTGCAGGTATTGTTTTATGCTTTCTTTGCAGGAATAGTGCAGGAAGGGGATGATCTAAAAGGTGTTATTATTGAAAGTAAGGCCGGTCGAGAAGCTATTCTAGCTAAAGTAGTTATCGACTGTAGCGGTGATGCCGATGTTGCTTATAAAGCAGGTGTTCCATGCGAGTTTGGAAATGAACAGGGAGGGGTACAACCACCTACATTGATGTTCTGCATGGGTGGAGTGGACACGGAGGAGCTGCGCCTCAGTATTGCTCAGGAGCCTCGCACGTATTTAACAGATTTTATCCCTGCCGAATATTTTGGACAAAACAATCAGTTTGTACTAGTAGGCTTACGCAACCTGATGAAGCAGGCTAAGGAAGCAGGAATGCAATTGCCTACCGAACGTACTATTTTGATTACAGGTTTACGCAAAGGTGAGATATGGGTAAATATGACAAGGGTGAATGGTGTGAATGGAACCGATCCTGCAAGCCTGACGCAGGGCGAGATTCTGGGACGCCAACAAATAGAAGATGTACAGGAGTATTTGATTAAGTATGTTCCGGGATTCGAAAATGCATACTTCGTAAGAACCGCACCCTTCCTTGGTATTCGTGAAACCCGTAGAATACGTGGGTTGTATACAATGACCCGCGAAGATATATTGAGTTGTCGTCATTTCGAAGATGCAATTGCTGTGGCTAGCTATCCTCTGGATATTCATCATCCGGTAGGAGGCGATTGTACGTTGGAGTGGTGTGGCGATTGCTACGATATTCCTTATCGTTCTCTGATACCTCAAAAAATAAAAAATCTAATTGTCGCGGGCCGTGCTATCTCTACTACACATGAGGCAATGTCGGCAATCCGAGTAATGGCACCTTGTATGGCTATGGGAGAAGCCGCCGGACGCGCAGCCAAAATGGCTATCAAGAATAAAGTGCAACCGGCAGATATTGATGTGAAAGCGTTGCAACAGGAGTTATTAGCCAAAGGTGCTTGGTTGCGAACTGAAAGTGTGGTGCCTGCTGAATAATTGCTGAAATGTGGTAACACCAATATGAAATCAATTTTCATGTAATGAGAAAATATATATGGATTGTTTGCTGTAGTCTGTTGTGGAGCCTGTCAGGCGCTTCACAGACGTTGAATACTTTTAACATTAAAAACACCAAGGAGCTTCGCGAATTCTTTACCTATTCCAAGGATCGCATTCCTATGATATGTGGTCATAGAAGCGGGGCACAATCGCTCTATCCCGAAAATACCATCGCCGGTATGGAATATGTGTTACAACACATGCCTGCTTTTTTTGAAATAGATCCGCGCCTTACCAAGGATAGTGTCATTGTGGTGTTTCATGATGCAACATTGGAAAGGACGACTAACGGTAAAGGGAAGTTGATAGATTATACTTGGAAAGAAGTGCAGCAGCTGCGATTAAAGGATAGTAAAGGAAATCTTACCGACTATCGCATTCATACACTTGATGAAGTATTGCAATGGGCCAAGGGGAAAACGATTCTGATGTTGGATAAGAAAGACGTGCCCTTTTCGATGATCTACGATGCCATCAAAAGGAATAAAGCCGAGCACAATGTACTAATATCGGCGTATGAACCGGAAGAAGCAGCATATTATTACAGCCGCGATCCTAATCTGATGTTTGAAGTGTTTGTTTCCAATGAAGAACGGTTACGAGCCTACGAAGCTACCGGAGTGCCTACAAGCAATATGGTGGCTTATTTTGGTCAGCCTAAGAAAAAAGCTTTTTACGATTTGGTACATAGTAAAGGCATGATGGTGATCATTTTTACAGCAAAGATTATGGAAAAGGAAGAAGATGAAGCAATAAGAGTACAATCGTATAAGAAGGTAGTACAACAGGGAGGTGATATTCTGCTAAGCGATAGGGCTCTTGAGGCTTATGAGTCGATACGAGAGTTTATACCTGCAAAAAGTTCAAAATATAAATTTCTCAGACAGATAAAGAAACGATAACTAAGGTTTAATGGTAAGATAATCTTTGTTGCTACCTTACCTGTTACAGCTTTAATAAATTGCATATCATGAATGGAAGAAGAAAATTCTTAAAGAACCTCGCTTCTTTAGCAGCTATTCCTGCATTATCTCTGAAAGAGCTTAAAATCGGCACGCATGTGGCTGAAAAAAGTTTCAGGGTAATGAGTTGTAATATTCGAGTAGCTCTGGATGAAGATGAAAAGAAAGGAGTAGGCTGGTCTTCCAGGAAAAACATTTGTCTAAAAATCATTGAAAGCAAAAAACCAGATATTATTTGCTTACAGGAAGTATTGCGAGTACAGGCAGATGATTTCAGGAAGCATTTTTCTTCTTATCAACTTTTTGGATTCGATGGTCCTGAAATGGATGTACATCCTACAGGTTATCATGGGATTGCCAAAAATCCTATTTTGTATTCCAAAGCTCGGTATGAGCTGCTTTCGGGTGGTGCATATTGGTTGTCAGAAACGCCGTTGATTGCAGGAAGTAAGTCTTGGGATACTGCCCGCGCTCGAAACATGTGTTGGGTTCGTCTTAAGGATAAAATTTCAGGAAAACAGTTACGGGTAGTCAACTTGCATTTAGACCATGTGTCTGCTCAGGCTAAAACTGAGCAACTGAAATTGGTAGTGGAAGAAAGTGCTCAATATTTGCCTGAGTTTAATCAGATAATGGCCGGAGATTTCAATAGTCGTTACCAGAGTAAGGTGCTGGAATCGGCTCGAAAAGGCGGTTGGAAGGAAAGCTATGAAACTATTCACGGCGAAAAAGAAGCCGGCTTTACTGCCCACGAGTTTCAAGGACTGAATTATGAGAAGGGCCCATCTAAAGGTAGAATAGATTATATCTGGTACAGAGGAAAAATTAAACCTCTTGCTACAACTATTGTCAAAGATCACATCAACGGTAAATACCCCAGTGATCATTTCTTTTTGCAATCTGATTTTATAATGGAATAAAACTATATGCTAATGAAAAAATATCTTATTCCCACGCTGGTTTTTTTATTTATTACGATAAGTGTTTTTGCGCAGCAAGATTATAAAAAGCCCACTCTTGAAAATAAAGACTCTTGGTCGTTAATTCTAATTCCGGATATTCAGAATTATGTAAAATGGAACCGAAATACTCCTATTCTGGATTTAATGATGGCGTGGATAGAAGATAATATTGATTCGCTAAACATTAAAATGGTGATGTGTGCGGGCGATCTAGTCGAGACTGATGAAAAAATTGCCAACGATAATAACGGCGATCGTACCACGCAACAGCAATGGGAGACAGCATCTAAAGTATTTTCGAGATTGGATGGAAAAGTGGCTTATATTGCCGCTACCGGTAATCATGATTACAGTATTGACCGAATGGGAAATCGATCAACTCGATACAATGATTTTTTCACTATTGAAAGGAATCATCTGAACAAAAAATATCTAGTTCAGCATGGAAAAAATGAGCAGGGAAGACCCTCTCTGGATAATGCTGCTTATGAGATTAAAAACCTAAATGGAAAGGATTATTTATTTCTAACACTGGAGTATGGTCCTCGCGATTCAATGCTTACTTGGGCTAAGAAAATTGTGGACCTAAAGCAGTACCAGAATCATCGCGTAGTGTTGCTTACGCATAATTATCTTAACACGAAGGATAAACGTACTACCAGTGAAATAAAGTGGAGATTTTTGGAACCTTATATCATAAACAATGCAACTGTGAAAGCTCCTGCTATACCATTACCCAATGCCAACAACGGAGAGCAGATATGGCAAAAATTGGTAGAACCTGCTTCTAATATCGAGTTGGTATTATGTGGACATATTTCAGGCGAAGGTTATCGTAAGGATAAAAACAAGGCAGGAAAAACCGTGCATCAAATGTTGTTTGATGCACAGTCGATGGGAGGTGGACATAGAGAAGGAAATGGCGGTGATGGTTGGTTGCGCATTCTAGAATTTATGCCCGATGGTAAAACGGTGAAGGTGAAAACTTTCTCACCCTTGTTTGCAGCTTCGCCATCTACAAGGCATTTGGCCTGGAAAAAAGATGAGCGAAATGAATATGTGTTTAAGTTTGATTAGACGGGATAAAATGTAATATATAGCAAGCCCATAGGAAATCTTATTGAGAATAACTCCTATGGGCTTATCTATGTTTTGCAACTAGAGATTAAAAATTAGGCTTTGGACGCAGCTTTGGCCCAAGTATCTTTTAATGTTACAGTTCTGTTGAACACCAATTTGTCTTTAGGGCTTTCTTTATCTAATACGAAATATCCTTTTCTTAAAAACTGGAAGCGGTGTTCCAGGGCTGCTTCTTGTAAAGAAGGCTCAGCCAGTGCATTGGGAACCACATTTAACGAGTTCGGGTTGATATAAGCTGTATAATTTTCAACACTACCCGGATCCTCGATAGTGAATAAACGATCATACTCGTTTACAGTAATCGTAATATATTCTTTTGCATTTACCCAATGCAGCGTTCCTTTTACATGGATACCCGATGTATCTTCACCGCTCTTGCTTTCAGGAATGTAAGAACAGTTCAGTTGTATAATATTACCTGCATCATCCTTTATCACTTCATCACATCGGATGATATAGGCATGTTTTAAGCGAACCATTTGTCCGGGGGCTAGCCTGAAGTATTTTTTAGGCGGGTTTTCCATGAAGTCCTCCCGTTCAATATATATTTCATTACTAAAGCTGATGTCACGATAACCTGCATTCGGATCTTCGGGGTTATTTTCTGCTTTTAGTAGCTCACTTCCTTTTTCATAATTAGTAATCACCACTTTGATGGGATTAAAGACAACCATTCTGCGAAGCGCAATTTTATTGAGATGTTCGCGCGCACAAAACTCCAGCAAACTCATGTCCACCATATTCTCGCGTTTACCCACACCGATGCGCTCACAGAAGTCCCGAATGCTTTCAGGAGTAAAACCGCGACGTCGAAAACCCGCAATAGTTGGCATACGCGGATCATCCCAGCCGCTAACATACCCAGCAGTAACCAGATGCAATAATTTTCTTTTGCTGGTAACGGTATGACTCAAGTTCCTTCTAGCGAATTCGTATTGTTTGGAAGGATAAATTTCTAGTTTTTCGATGAGCCAGTCGTAAACTTCGCGGTGTGGTACAAACTCCATCGTACATATGGAATGTGTAACACGTTCGATGGAATCGCTTTGCCCATGCGCAAAATCATACATGGGATAAATACACCAAGTATCTCCCGTACGATGATGATGTGCGTGCTTGATACGATACAAAATAGGGTCGCGCATCAGCATATTAGGCGATGCCATGTCTATTTTAGCGCGCAGTACTTTTTCCCCATCTTTATATTTTCCGGCACGCATTTCGGCAAAAAGCTTCAGATTCTCTTCCGGGGTGCGGTCCGCATATTTGTTGCGATATCCCGGTTGAGTGGGCGTACCTTTTTGTTCGGCTATCTCTTCACTGGTACTATCATCTACATATGCCAGTCCTTTTTTGATCAGTCTTTCGGCATATTCATACAGCTGTTCGAAGTAATCCGATGCATAAAGCTCATGCTTCCACTCGAAGCCCAACCATTTAATATCTTCCTTAATACTTTCTACGTATTCGGTATCTTCTGTGGTGGGGTTGGTGTCGTCGAATCGCAAATTGGTGTAGCCTTTGTATTTACGGGTTAAACCAAAATTTAGGCAGATACTACTTGCATGCCCAATATGCAGATAGCCGTTCGGTTCCGGAGGAAACCGCGTTACTATTGAGTCATATTTACCTTCTGCCAGGTCCCTTTCTATGATTTCTTCAATGAAGTTAAGGCTCTTTTCTTCCTTCACATGATTTTCTTCGCTCATATTTGTAGAACTTGAGTATCTGCAAATTTAACTTTTTTTAGACAGCTTTAATCAATGTATTTTCCCAAACATTCTATTTCAGTCAACTAGATCGGATCTGTATTTAGTTCGTATAAATATTGCGTACAATCAATTGACCGAGTGCATCAATCGTTTGTTTATTTTCTTATCTTCATAGAAAATAGTTGCTTAGCTAACTAAATATATCCGTAAGACGGTTGCATGATTATGACGCGTTGAATGAGCGTTTAGTTGTAATCAAAGTTCATATTTCGAGAGCTTTTTACGTAAGAGCATTGCGGCCGGTTTTAATAGCAAAAGCCATGAAAAGAACAATTAAAAAAGTTGCTGTTTTAGGTAGCGGTGTTATGGGTTCCCGTATTGCTTGTCATTTTGCGGGGGTTGGTATTCCGGTGTTATTATTGGATATGCCGGCTCCGTTACCACCTGAAGGACAATCCACATCTTATGACAAGAATAAACTGGTGAATGAAGCCTTACAAGCCGCTTTGAAGAGCAACCCCTCGCCGGTTTATACTCGAGACGTGGTTAAAAAAATCACCACAGGTAACTTCGATGATAATATGAAGGATATCGCTACCTGTGATTGGGTGATAGAAGTGGTGGTGGAAAGATTGGATGTGAAGCGAGCCATTTTCGATCAGGTAGAGCAATACCGCAAGCCCCAGACTCTAATAACAACTAATACTTCTGGCATTCCCATACATTTGATGGCAGAGGGTAGAAGTGATGACTTCAGAAAACATTTCTGTGGTACGCACTTTTTCAATCCGCCACGTTATCTACGTCTTTTGGAAATCATTCCTACGGCCGACACAGACCCGGAAGTTGTGCAATTCCTCATGGATTTTGGAGATGTGATACTGGGTAAGACCACTGTGCTGTGCAAGGATACTCCAGCATTTATTGCCAACCGCATTGGCGTATTCAGTATTATGTCTGTTTTTTCACTGGTAGATAAGCTGGGATTAACCATTGATGAAGTAGAGCTCCTTACGGGGCCGATAATAGGGCGTCCCAAATCTGCTACTTTTCGTACGGCAGATGTAGTGGGTATTGATACCTTGGTAAAAGTGGCCAACGGAATATATGAAAACTGCCCTTCAGATGAAGCGCGCGAGTTATTTAAAATACCGGAATGGCTGCATAGCATTGTAGCCAATAACTGGCTAGGAGATAAAACTGGGCAGGGTTTCTTTAAAAAAATGCCCCCTACACAGGAAGGAGAAAAACAAATCTATTCGCTGGACTTAAAAACACTGGAATATAAGCCTAGAGTAAAAGCAAAATTTGCTTCAGTCGATGCTGCTAAGCCGGTTGAGGATTTGTCGGTAAGGCTGAAAATGCTGTTTCAGTCACCCGATAAAGCCGGAGAATTTTACAGACATTTTCACTACGGGCTGTTTTCTTATATCAGTCATCGTATTCCGGAAATAAGTGAGGAGTTTTATCGCATAGATGATGCTTTAAAAGCCGGATTTGGATGGGAGATCGGCGCATTTGAAACATGGGATTTGCTTGGGCCTGAAAAAGTAGTGGCCGATATGAAAGATGCGGGCTATGCCGTAGCTCCCTGGGTAGAAGCCATGATTGCTGCGGGACATAAAACATTCTATAAATCCGAACAGGGTAAAACTTTGTTTTATGATGTTGCAACAGCGAAATATATACCCATATCCGGTAAGGAAACGCTCATCCTTCTTAAAAACTATGCTGATAAATTAATTTGGAAGAATAACAGTTGTAAGCTCTATGATATTGGAGATGATGTGTTGGCGCTGCAATGGAATACCAAGATGGGAACTATTGGAGGCGATGTGTTAAGCGGCATTCAGACGGCTATCGATAAAGCCGAAAAGGATTATAAGGGGCTTGTAATAGCCAATGATGGTACAAACTTCTCTGCAGGCGCCAATGTGGGCATGATATTCATGCTGGCTGTGGAGCAGGAGTTTGATGAGCTGGACTTTGCTATTCGGTCCTTCCAAAATACGATGATGCGGGTACGCTACTCTTCAGTTCCGGTAGTAGTGGCGCCGCATGGGCTTGCATTAGGTGGTGGTTGTGAATTGAGCATGCACGCAGATAAGGTATGTGCCGCAGCTGAAACGTATACGGGATTAGTAGAACTAGGTGTTGGTGTGATACCTGGGGGCGGAGGGACCAAAGAGTTTGTATTGCGCGCAGCGGATGATGTGCAACCCGGCGTTCCGGAAAACATTCCTTTGCAGAATCGTTTTATAACTATTGCAACTGCCAAAGTTGCTACTTCTGCATTCGAAGCTTATCAATTAGGTATTTACCGTAGCGGACAGGATGAGGTGGTGATCAATCAGGATCGTCGTATTACAGAAGCAAAAAACCGTGTTATCAGTTTGTATGATGCGGGATATGTGCAACCGGTACCCCGCAACGATATCAAAGTATTAGGTCGTAGTGCACTTGGCGCTTTGCTGGCTGGTATTCACGCCATGCAGCGGGGTAATTATGCCACCGAGCATGATGCTAAGGTGGCCCGGAAGCTGGCCTATGTGATGTGTGGTGGAGACCTTAGCGAACCTACATTGGTATCGGAACAATATTTGTTGGATCTAGAGCGTGAAGCATTTCTTTCGTTATGCGGAGAAAGAAAAACACTGGAGCGTTTGCAAAGTGTAATTAAAACCGGCAAACCGATACGCAATTAAAAGGTATCTATGGGTACTGCAGAAATTCAATCTCATAAAACGATTCTAATTCGCTCGCATATTGTCACTTATGGCAATGCAGCAGACCCGAAGATTACGGAACAAATACGGGATGAAATCGAAACCATGTGGAACGCGCCGCAGGGTAAAATCTATTTTGATAAAGAGGTGTACATAGTACAGTTTAGCATTACTGCGGAGTATAACCCGGAGATTACCCCCTTAGAGGTTTTGAGTAACGATAATCCCCGCAATAATTATTTTCGTATCGAGGAGTTTGCTTACGGTAATATTTCGTTTGTTGATGGAATAGGCTGTAATTCTGGATACTTCAAGCTGGAGAACCTGTATAGGGGATCCACAACAGCGGCACATGAATATGGTCATACTCTCGGATTGGAGCATCCATCAGACTTAGATTTTCGAGGCAAAGGAGCTCCAGGCATCATGTATCCACGGGGTACTTTAGTAGATCCACAATATCAGTACGACCCTACAAAACCAGCGGGTGTAACGGGTGGTACACTGCATCCTATGTATCGGAAGGTAAGACAGCAGCAAGATATTGAAATGCTGAAAATACATCGGTTGGACTTTTCAGATAGTATAGCCGTTATAGGAGAATTTAGTAGCGTGTGGCATCCTGATCATCTTGAAATTTCGTATTGAACAAAAACTTAGGTATAAAAAAACCGGCATTAAGCCGGTTTTTTTATTGTGCTCCACTTTATTAGTTGAATGTGTATCTAATACCAAATTGCATGTAGTAAGTGGAAGTGATTGTCTGGTTAGTGCGGTAGGGATCTCTGATGATATCACCGTTGGCACTGTTAATTCTGAATTGAGGTCTGCCATCAGGTGCTGTACCTGCAGGAACCAGAATATTGGAGTTAGCGATCTTATAAACGCCCCAGTGGGGGTTGAACAGATTGCCGACATTAAATACATCCCAGAACACTTCCAGTGAGTGTTTCGCACCGCCTAAGCCATTGAATATTTGCTGAGCGAATCTCAGGTCAAATTGATTTCTCCAAGGCAGTACTGCACCGTTTCTCTCTGCATACATACCTTTTCTTTTTCTTAGGTATTTATCTTTTTCAATGAAGTTCATAAAGATCTCCATTTGTTCTTCGGGAGTATATGTTTTACCTCCGTATGCAGAACCGCTAGCAGTAACGAATACAATCTCACTTGGGTCTTTCGGAACATATATCAGATCATTAACCTGACCATCGTTGTTGAAGTCGCTGGAGTAAGAATAAGAGTATCTACCCTGATGTCCTCCTGTGTAGAACAGGGTTACAGAAGTTTTCAGGTTGCCAATCCAGTTGTTGCTATAGGTAACCGAACCCACCAGACGGCTAGGCAACACGTTGCTGGTATAGGAAAGTGATGGTTCGTTGGGGTTGCCAGTGTTTTGGAAAGGCAGCGACCACAGATTCGCAATTTGGTCACCACTTCCATCGCCGAAGTTTTTAGCTCCACTTCTAGTGTATGCGATGGTGGCAGAGAAGCCTCTCTCAAACAGTTTAGTTAATGATACGGTTGTAGCCCAGTAATGACCACCTTTTGCATTCTTCATTACAATCGCATCAAAACCGCTGGTACCACTAGGATCAATTACCCTATTGCCATTAACATCTGTGATTAGTTTATTGATATATCTATTCGCTCCTGAAGGGAAGATGTATCTATTGTCTGGATATCCGGCTATATTCATGCGAGTAGGATCTACTAAGTTGGCATTCATTGCTACTACGCCATTGATGTCCTTATTGTAGATACCTTCGATAGTACCGATGATGTTCCAAGGTAATTTCACGTCCAAAGCCAAGCTCGACTTCCAGGTTGACGGGAATTTCAGATTGGAAGCCATCGCTGATACGCTTGAAGGAATGGATGTTCCTGCTTGAGGTAAGGTAGATGGATAATTAGCCTTGATATCCGGGCTGAAGTTAGGCATGTTGGGATCTCCTGCCTGATAGCTTTGCAGGAACTGCAACATACCGGC encodes the following:
- the exuT_1 gene encoding Hexuronate transporter translates to MRIRPETRRWLIVAVIFLAIVFNYVDRQIVSVLKPMLKSEFNIDDDGYALIVNVFTICYALMYPVAGWLVDRFGAGKVMLYGVLTWTLACIGGGISRTLGQFTFFRGLLGIAEPSNFPAQIRVVTVWFSDKMRATANSLCVAGSSVGAIIAPPLIAWLALSYNWQTAFIVSGSVGLIIVILWALIYRDPPAEVLAKNVKASATQVNTEAFKWSQLWKTRSLWGILLIRFISDPVWYFCLFWLPGYLQENSGLSLAQVGMFGWIPFLCADLGAIGTSAWSDRLVRRGKAPLQARKIMLTTVSLAAPLCLLISYVSHNPVLTICLFSVIAIMCLTWVFNTPVVMSEVFPVKNVASVLGIAGGFGAAGAVLFNYFVGQLIGTLGAGKIFTFMAFLHPIAVLLLWTVIRKEKPQS
- the thi4_1 gene encoding Thiamine thiazole synthase; translated protein: METNSTKKIVEPSREINVRYETDVLVVGGGPSGIMAALAAAEEGHKVMLIESRSFVGGNMTIGLPILGFLGQKGNQIIKGLPQKFIDRLKEVQAASEHRPCPLHMSLTLVEPEAVKTVALKMLIEANVQVLFYAFFAGIVQEGDDLKGVIIESKAGREAILAKVVIDCSGDADVAYKAGVPCEFGNEQGGVQPPTLMFCMGGVDTEELRLSIAQEPRTYLTDFIPAEYFGQNNQFVLVGLRNLMKQAKEAGMQLPTERTILITGLRKGEIWVNMTRVNGVNGTDPASLTQGEILGRQQIEDVQEYLIKYVPGFENAYFVRTAPFLGIRETRRIRGLYTMTREDILSCRHFEDAIAVASYPLDIHHPVGGDCTLEWCGDCYDIPYRSLIPQKIKNLIVAGRAISTTHEAMSAIRVMAPCMAMGEAAGRAAKMAIKNKVQPADIDVKALQQELLAKGAWLRTESVVPAE
- the glnS gene encoding Glutamine--tRNA ligase translates to MSEENHVKEEKSLNFIEEIIERDLAEGKYDSIVTRFPPEPNGYLHIGHASSICLNFGLTRKYKGYTNLRFDDTNPTTEDTEYVESIKEDIKWLGFEWKHELYASDYFEQLYEYAERLIKKGLAYVDDSTSEEIAEQKGTPTQPGYRNKYADRTPEENLKLFAEMRAGKYKDGEKVLRAKIDMASPNMLMRDPILYRIKHAHHHRTGDTWCIYPMYDFAHGQSDSIERVTHSICTMEFVPHREVYDWLIEKLEIYPSKQYEFARRNLSHTVTSKRKLLHLVTAGYVSGWDDPRMPTIAGFRRRGFTPESIRDFCERIGVGKRENMVDMSLLEFCAREHLNKIALRRMVVFNPIKVVITNYEKGSELLKAENNPEDPNAGYRDISFSNEIYIEREDFMENPPKKYFRLAPGQMVRLKHAYIIRCDEVIKDDAGNIIQLNCSYIPESKSGEDTSGIHVKGTLHWVNAKEYITITVNEYDRLFTIEDPGSVENYTAYINPNSLNVVPNALAEPSLQEAALEHRFQFLRKGYFVLDKESPKDKLVFNRTVTLKDTWAKAASKA
- the fadN gene encoding putative 3-hydroxyacyl-CoA dehydrogenase, with the translated sequence MHDYDALNERLVVIKVHISRAFYVRALRPVLIAKAMKRTIKKVAVLGSGVMGSRIACHFAGVGIPVLLLDMPAPLPPEGQSTSYDKNKLVNEALQAALKSNPSPVYTRDVVKKITTGNFDDNMKDIATCDWVIEVVVERLDVKRAIFDQVEQYRKPQTLITTNTSGIPIHLMAEGRSDDFRKHFCGTHFFNPPRYLRLLEIIPTADTDPEVVQFLMDFGDVILGKTTVLCKDTPAFIANRIGVFSIMSVFSLVDKLGLTIDEVELLTGPIIGRPKSATFRTADVVGIDTLVKVANGIYENCPSDEARELFKIPEWLHSIVANNWLGDKTGQGFFKKMPPTQEGEKQIYSLDLKTLEYKPRVKAKFASVDAAKPVEDLSVRLKMLFQSPDKAGEFYRHFHYGLFSYISHRIPEISEEFYRIDDALKAGFGWEIGAFETWDLLGPEKVVADMKDAGYAVAPWVEAMIAAGHKTFYKSEQGKTLFYDVATAKYIPISGKETLILLKNYADKLIWKNNSCKLYDIGDDVLALQWNTKMGTIGGDVLSGIQTAIDKAEKDYKGLVIANDGTNFSAGANVGMIFMLAVEQEFDELDFAIRSFQNTMMRVRYSSVPVVVAPHGLALGGGCELSMHADKVCAAAETYTGLVELGVGVIPGGGGTKEFVLRAADDVQPGVPENIPLQNRFITIATAKVATSAFEAYQLGIYRSGQDEVVINQDRRITEAKNRVISLYDAGYVQPVPRNDIKVLGRSALGALLAGIHAMQRGNYATEHDAKVARKLAYVMCGGDLSEPTLVSEQYLLDLEREAFLSLCGERKTLERLQSVIKTGKPIRN